One window of Dendropsophus ebraccatus isolate aDenEbr1 chromosome 13, aDenEbr1.pat, whole genome shotgun sequence genomic DNA carries:
- the LOC138771125 gene encoding jeltraxin-like, giving the protein MKLLVLSFVFFCGCSSQEGSNIILFPRQTATDYVIVKPTVEKQWKQLTVCLRSYTELSRAYSLFSIAMPGTGKDNTFVIYPEPPNYCYVSINQEDIKFKVDPEVLDWKHTCVTWDSSTGLVQLWINGKRYPRRVTTTRSPIGPQMSIILGQEQDSLGGGFNALESFVGEMCDVNIWDYVLPPEKITQYFYFNHNVNKNNNGWINGTYTSKGNAIILKNEFCSFYST; this is encoded by the exons ATGAAACTCTTAGTCCTGTCATTTGTGTTCTTCTGTGGTTGCTCCTCACAGGAAG gtagcaATATTATCCTGTTTCCGAGACAAACAGCTACTGACTATGTGATTGTGAAGCCGACTGTGGAGAAACAATGGAAACAACTCACCGTATGTCTGCGCTCCTACACTGAGCTCAGCCGAGCTTATTCCCTGTTCTCTATAGCTATGCCTGGAACAGGAAAGGACAACACTTTCGTTATTTATCCAGAACCTCCAAACTACTGCTATGTTTCCATAAATCAAGAAGACATTAAGTTTAAGGTGGATCCTGAGGTTCTAGACTGGAAACACACTTGTGTCACCTGGGACTCTAGTACAGGACTGGTCCAACTGTGGATTAACGGCAAGCGATACCCTAGAAGAGTCACTACCACCAGATCTCCCATTGGTCCTCAGATGAGCATCATCCTCGGGCAGGAACAGGACTCATTAGGTGGCGGTTTTAATGCATTGGAGTCTTTTGTAGGGGAAATGTGTGATGTCAATATATGGGATTATGTTCTTCCTCCTGAAAAAATTAcacaatacttttattttaaccacaatgtaaataaaaacaacaatggGTGGATAAATGGGACATATACAAGCAAAGGAAATGCTATTATTCTGAAAAATGAATTCTGCTCCTTCTATTCTACATGA